The Flavobacterium commune genome contains the following window.
AGTATTGCGCCAGCAACGCAAAGCTTTGTGTTCTTTGCGTTTTTAAAGACAAAAAATGATTTTTACTGCGTCCTTTGCGGTTAAATATTTAGTTAGAATTAGACGTTTTTAACCCACCATTTTCTGTTTTCTGAGTAATAACCAAATCACTATTGGTGCACCAAAAATAGAAGTCACAGCATTGATAGGCAAAGTAATTTCGCCACCCGGAACTTGCGAAATGGTATCGCAAACAAGCATGATAATGGCTCCAAATAGCAGGGTACTCCAAAACAAAATAGTATGATTACTGGTTTGGAAAACCAATTTGGCAATATGAGGAACTGCCAGTCCGATAAAGGCTATAGGGCCTGCAAAAGCAGTAATACTTCCGGCTAAAATACTGGTGGCTAGAATAATTATCAATCGTGCCTTGTTGTAGTTTAAACCAAGGCTTCGGGCGTAGTTTTCTCCAAGAAGTAAAGCGTTTAATGGCTTAATACTCCACAGACTTAGTAATAAACCAATGGATACGCAAACTAATAAAATAACAATGGATGCCCACGAAAGATTGCCTAAATTCCCTAAAGACCAAAAGGTGAATTTTTGCAATTGCTCGGCAGTGCTAAAGAAGCTTAAAGTTCCCACAATTGCAGCGCTTAAACTACCAAACATCAATCCCACAATCAGGATGGTCATAGTGTCTCTTAACCGAATAGAAACTAATAAGACAGCCAATAAAACACAAGTGCTCCCGAGGGTGGAAGCTAAAACGATTCCGTATGGCGAAAGCACTATTTCCTGTAAAAAGACAGGCAGTAAACCTGCTCCTAAAATGGTAAAGGCAACACCTAAACTCGCTCCTGAACTCAGTCCTAAAACATAAGGTCCTGCAAGTGGATTCCGGAATAAAGTTTGCATCAATAAACCACTTATCGAAAGTCCGATTCCAACTAAAACTACCGTGATGGCTTTAGGTAATCGGTAATCCATAATAATGTATTCCCAAGTCGATTTGCTGGCCTGACTTCCGCTTAAGCTATGATAAACTTCTTTGAAAGGGATGGTTATTGATCCTAAACTGATATTTATAAAAAATAAAAAAAACAGTCCTATAACGAGGTAGGAAAATAGAATTGTATTTCGTTTTTGGTTTTTCAATTTATTTTCTAGTTTAGTTTCGTTGCAAAGGTAAAATTATAGTTGGCTAATAATTCAGGATGAAAAATCTTGATATAATCTTTCAGAACCAAATCCGGTCGGCTAGGGGCTAATTCATAATAAATTGTCCCTCCCGTTGCACCTAGTTTGCTTTCAAAAGTATAGACATTATTAGCTTTAAAAGCATCAAATTGTTCATAATGCGGATTACTGTTTCCTAGTTCAGTAGCATTTTTAAAAGAACCTGTAGCAATCCAAACCTCTGCGTTTTTAGCTTTTTCTAATATTTTTTCGAAAGGCAATCCCAAACTTCCGCTTCCATCAACATCAGCCCATAAATAATTGGATTTGGCATCTTTCATAAACTCGGCAACCCAGCTGTGTCCTTTGGCTACAAACCATTGATTTTGGTACATGGAACCATATAAAACAGTTTTTTCTGCTTTTTGATTGGTTACTAATTTTAAAGCGTCATTGTAGTTTTTTACAATATTATCAAAAAGGATTTTACCTTCTTTTTCTTTGCCAAATAAAGCCGCATACAGTTTAATCCATTCGGCTTTTCCCAGCGGGGATTGCTCCATCCAATCGGCCTGAATAATTACATTTAAGCCACTTTTTTCCAGATTAGCAATCATTGGATTGTTGTTGTCAACGCCAAAAGTAACAATGGCTTCGGGAGCTAAATCAATTAGCTTTTCAATATTTAAGCGTTCGTTTTGTCCCACATTTTTCACGACTCCTGCGTCAATCAGTTTTCGGGTTTTTGCAGAAGAAACATAGTCAGTGTGCGGGAACCCGGTCAAGGATTTCTCAACGTGCAGCATTTCTAAAAAAGGAACATTAGTAGTCGAAGTCACCACTATAGATTGTAAAGGAACTGATAGTTGTGTATATTTTTGTAAACTGTCAGGAACAGTAGCATTTTTTTCTTTCAGTATATAAGTAAAATTTTTATTAGCATCAGGCCAGGGATTGAGTACCTTAACAATAGAAAAACCATTGTATTTATAAATGGCTAGATTGCTCGAATATTCAATTTCATTTTTTACAGCTGTAATGGTTTTAGAGCTAGTGTTTTCTGATTTTTTACAGCTTGCAAAAAAACTAATAAACAAAATGAAAAAGATTTTATACAAAGAGGTTTTCATAGTAATTTTTAAAATTTAAGGCAAAGGTATAAGAAAATCCATAAAATATCTTCTTTGTTTTTTAGGATAAAAAAAACAACAAGTACTATCTTTACCTCATGAATGCTATAAAAGTAAAACAATGTTCCAATTGCGGGACAAACTTTGATTGCGGAGATGTTTCTCAGGAAAAGAAATGTTGGTGCAATGATTTTCCACCTATTTTTACTCTTTCGGAAGGAGCAGATTGTCTTTGTCCTGATTGTTTTAAGAATAGTTGCGCGATAAAGATTGAAGAATATGTAGCCACTATTTCTCCGGAAAATGCCTTAGAAAATAAAGCTAAAGATTTGCCTAAAACTACTTATTTGATTGAAGGAATCGATTATTATTTGGAGAACGGGAATTATGTTTTCAAAGCCTGGTTTCATTTAAAAAGAGGTTCTTGCTGTGGTAATGGTTGCCGTCATTGTCCGTACTGAAAAATAGTTAGAAGTTAGAAGTTAGAAGTGAAGAAGAGGGGGATTTAGTATAAGTGAAAATGCAATTAGAAATTAAAATTTATAATCAACAATTTATAATTTACAATTAAAAATGATTTATTTCATAACAGGAGGAGAACGCTCAGGAAAGAGCAGTTATGCCGAAAATATAGCCAAAGAATTATCGACGAGACCTATGTATGTGGCTACAGCCCGAAAATGGGATGATGATTTTCAAAAACGAATTGACCGTCATCAAAAAGATAGAGACGAATGTTGGATTAATATAGAAAAAGAAAAATTTTTAAGCGAAATTGATTTTTCAGGTCAGGTGGCTGTAATTGATTGCGTAACTTTATGGTTGACCAATTTTTTTATTGATACTAAAAACGATGTTGAGTTGAGTTTGATTCAGGCTAAGGCGGAATTTGAAGCGGTAGCCAATCAGCCTAATGCGACCATCATTATTATTTCTAACGAAATAGGAATGGGGGTTCATGCAGATACACATATAGGCAGAAAGTTTACAGAACTACAAGGTTGGATGAACCAGTATTTAGCTAAAAAAGCGGATAAGGCAATCCTAATGGTTTCCGGAATTCCTGTAGTAATAAAAGGAGGATTATGAATTTTGTAACCTCTTGGTCCGGTGGAAAAGACAGCTGTTATGCGATGATGCAGGCAGTCAAACAAGGATTTAAACCCAAGGTTTTACTCAACATGATGAATGAAAATGGCAAAATTTCCCGTTCGCATGGTTTGCCATTAGCTATTTTGAAACAACAGGCACAAAAAATGCAATTGCCTATAGAGACCGTTCCAGCGACCTGGGGCGATTATGAGGAAAAGTTCATAGCTATTTTAAAATCACTTAAAGCAAATTTTGATTTGGAAGCTGCGGTTTTTGGAGATATCGATTTGCAGCCTCACAGATATTGGGAAGAGAAAGTTTGTCAGGCGGCTTCTTTAAAGGCAATTTTACCGTTGTGGCAGCAAGACCGTATTGCATTGGTAAATGAAATGATTGAAAACGGAATCGAAACCATGATTGTTTCCTGTAATACGATGATGGGGGAAAGTTATTTAGGGAAGATTTTGACTAAAGAATTGGCCTTGGAGTTATTGGAGAAAGGAATAGATCCTTGTGGGGAGAATGGCGAATTTCATACTATGGTAATTAATTGTCCCTTATTTTCAGAAGCTATTGAATTGCCTGCTTTTACGAATAAAACCTATAAGGACTATTGTTTTGTGGTTTGGGAATAGCTGAGTAGTGTTCAGTGGACAGTATTTAGTATTCAGTTTATTATCAGTGTAATGGCTTATATTGTAGCAACGTCCCGAAAGCATTCGGGATTAATCCGTTGAAATAAAAAAACAAAGTAATAATTGACGATGACCAATTTAGACGAAATAATAAAATCACGCCGCGATACCCGTCATTTTACTAATGATGCCGTTCCTGATGCCGTAATCGAAAAAGCATTAGAGGCGGGGCATTGGGCACCTTCTGTTGGTTTGACTGAGGCAACCAAATATTATCTAATCAAATCGGCTGAAATTAAAAAAGCAGTTAAAGAATTGTTTTTGGAATACGATAAAAAAGCTGCAGCCTGTACGGATGACGAATTACAAAAAGTACAATATCAAAAATTAAAGCTCGAGGCAATTGAAGATGCACCACTAGGATTAGTTATTTGCTACGACCGTTCGGTGTTGAATCATTTTACTATCGGGACAGTGGGAAGTAATGAAGCCATAAAATTCAGCGCAGTTTGTGCGGCTCAAAACATTTGGCTTTCGCTTACCGAACAAGGGTATTCAATGGGATGGGTTTCGATTTTGAATTATTACCAATTCAAGAAAATATTGGGTTTGCCTGAGCATATTGAACCGCTGGGGTATTTTTGCGTAGGCAAACCAGCGACAAATTACGAGAACCAACCAATGTTGCAACAGTTGCATTGGAAACAAAAATCCGAGGCGCCTTTTGTTTCAGAAATTAGGCAACTTCATTCAGTAGTAACAAAGGAACTTGAAGAAGATGTTGTTCCTATCAATAAAGCTGATTTTTCATTGAAAGCCTTAGAAGATAAAATCGACAAAAAAACAAAACCGATAGGTTCATTAGGTGTTTTGGAAAAAATCTCGAAACAGATAGGAACTGTTTTTCAAACCATGGAACCTAAAATAAAACAGCCTCATATTGTAGTTTTTGCTGCCGATCATGGCATTGCACAGCATGGTGTAAGTGCTTATCCGCAGGATGTAACACGCCAGATGCTGACTAATTTTCTGGACGGCGGAGCGGCAATAAATGTGTTTTGCAAACAAAATAAAATAGCTCTTTCGGTAGTTGATGCGGGTGTAAATTATGATTTTCCGTCTAATACGACATTAATTTCGGCTAAGATTGACAAAGGAACACATTCGTTTTTAAGTGGTCCGGCTATGGGCAAAGCGCAAATGGAATTGTGTTTTAGGAAAGGAAGCGAAATTGTAGAAAACATTGCTAAACAAGGAAGTAATTGTATTGGTTTTGGCGAAATGGGGATTGGCAACACAGCTACCGCTTCCGTTTTAATGAGTGTGATTTGTAATTTTTCTATCGAAGATTGTGTAGGCAGAGGTACAGGAGTTAGTGATGAAAAGCTGCAATTTAAGATTGATACTTTAAGAAAAGCCATTGGGAATTATCACGGACAAAAGGATTTGGATAGTTATTTGGCTTATTTTGGAGGCTTTGAAATTTTGCAAATGGCTGGTGGAATGCTGGAGGCTTACAGACAGAATATGATTTTTCTGGTAGATGGTTTTATCTGTAGTGTTGCTTTTTTAATCGCTTTCAAAAAAAATCCTGCCATAATTGACAACGCCATTTTTAGCCATCAATCGGCTGAAAAAGCACATAAAAAATTGTTGGATTATCTTGGAGTGTCGGCTGTTTTACAATTAGATTTGCGCCTGGGCGAAGGAACGGGCTGTGCGCTGGTATTTCCAATAATTGAATCAGCTGTGGCTTTTTTAAATGAGATGGCCAGTTTTGAAAGTGCCGGAGTGAGTGAAAAATAAAAGTTAGAAGTTAGAGGTGGGAAGTTAGAAGTAGATTAAAAATATTTATAAAAAAAGAATGAAAAAAGAACTCCATATATTTTTTACAGCATTGATGTTTTACACCCGTATTCCTTGTCCTAAAAATATAGATCACCATCCCGATTATTTAAATAAAGCTTCGAGATATTTTCCTGTAATTGGCTGGTTAGTAGGTAGTATTAGTTTTGTTTTTTTTTATTTTGCAGCTTTGGTTTTTTCAAATGAAATTGCTGTTATACTCTCAATCATTGCCGGTATTCTGGTTACAGGAGCTTTTCACGAAGATGGTTTTGCTGATGTTTGTGATGGTTTTGGAGGCGGATGGACTAAAGAAAAGATTCTTTTAATCATGAAAGACAGTGCCATTGGAGCTTATGGAGCTATTGGTTTGGTTTTACTTTTCTTGTTGAAATTTCAGGGTTTGGTTCAATTAACAAATAAAGCTCAAATACCAGATTTTGGTTTTGGAATTTGGAATATGTCAAGAAGTTTTGGGATTGAAACTTTACTTTTCTTTATAACAGCTCATTCTCTAAGTCGCTTGGCAGCTATTTCTATAGTTTTTACCCATCAATATTCAAGAGAAGATGCAACCAGCAAAAGCAAGCCTATAGCTCAAAGTTATACCTGGAGAGAAGTATTTGGTGCTTTCTTTTTCGGATTGTTACCTCTTTTGATACTTTCTTTCTTTTACTGGCAAATATTGTTTGCTGTAATTCCTGTTTTCTTATTCCGATTTTTTCTGGCTCGTTATTTCCAAAAATGGATAGGCGGCTATACCGGGGATTGTCTTGGTGCAACACAGCAAGTATGTGAAGTAGTTTTTTATTTGTCAAGTTTTGCATTATGGAAGTTTATTTAGTGCGTCATACCGAAACAGTTTGTGAAAAAGGCATTTGTTACGGACAAACCGATGTGGCTTTGAAAGAACCTTATTTGGAGCAGTTTGAATATATTAAAAGCCAAATTCCTGTTGATGCGATTGTTTATTCGAGTCCGTTATTGCGCTGTGTTCAATTGGCAAATTATTTAGCCCCATCGATAATTACCGATTCCCGATTGATGGAGATGCATTTTGGCGATTGGGAAATGAAAAAATGGGATGCTATTCCCGAAGCTGATTTTACACCCTGGATGACCGATTTTGTAAATGTAGCCGTTCCCAATGGCGAATCGTTCGTGGATTTACATCATCGCGTAAGTGATTTTTTAACTGCTGATTTTATTAAAAATACCTCAAAACCAATAGTGCTTGTTACTCATGCCGGAGTAATTAGAAGTATCTTATGTACCATTTCTAATTTACCTTTAAAAGATGCTTTTACTAATAAAGTCGATTTTGGAGATGTTATAAAACTGGAATTATAACTTCAATAAAAACAGTTTAATTGTCTGGTTTTTAGTTGTTTTGTTTTCTTTTGAATGGTTCTATAAATAAATTTGATTTTTAGCTGAATTAAGTTTTATCTTTGCCGCCGTATTGAGGTTGCTGTTTTTCTATTCGAAAAATAACATTAAAAGGGAATCAGGTTAAATACCTGAGCTGTACCCGCAACTGTAAGCTATAAAGCTTGTTGTTATCTACAAAACCATTGTCCGCTGCGGCGGATGAGAAGGTCAACAACAAGACGCAAGCCAGGAGACCTGCCTACTACATCGAGTATCAAACTTTCGGGAAAAAAGGTTTGGGTATGGGTCATTCTATGCTTTTCTCCCATTTATTAGTAATGTAACAGTAAAAAACTGTTATTAAATGTTTTTTAAAATGAACAAAAAAATCGTTCGTATTAGTGCGTTATTCGTATTAATAGGTGCTTGTGCTTTTGCGCAAAAAAAAGGAGTTGTGCTTCCAGTAGCCAATGAACTGGAGGAAGTAGTTATTTCGGATTCTAAATTTGCATTGCCAAAAGAAAAATCAGGAAAAGTAATTGTAAAAATTACAGCCGATGATTTGAAAAAAAGACCAGGGCAATCCATAGCTCAGGTTTTAAGTACTGTAGCCGGAGTCGAAATTAACGGAAATCAAAGCCGAAACGGAAAAGATTTAGGTGTTTTTATTAGAGGTGGACGAGGACATCAGGTTTTAATTTTAATTGATGGTGTTCCTGTTACTGATGCCTCAGGAATTAGTTTGTCTTATGATTTGCGTTTACTTGCTGCTGATCAGGTACAAAGCATTGAGGTAATGAAAGGGGCTGCGAGTACACTTTATGGCTCGGGAGCTGCAACTGGAGTAATCAATATTACTTTGAAAAAAGCAGCAAAGAATGCTATTGCAGGAAACGTTTATATGAATGTGGGTACACAAACAGCTGCCAAAGACAAGGATTATTCGGCTCAGGATTTTAATCAGGGATTTTCATTTAATGGGAAATCAGATAAGTTCAATTATTTTGCTTCTTTGAATAGTACAGAGACATCAGGGATTTCGGAAGCAAAACCTGCTTTGGATACAGAAAATTTTGAAGCGGATAGTTTTTCCAGAATCAATTCTGTTGTGAAGTTTGGTTTTACACCAAATAAAAAATTAGCATTGGATTTCTTTGCTAATTATGATAAAATAAAAAATGAATTCGATTCAGGCTCATTTGCAGATAATCCGGATAATTTTGCAACTTCTGAACAATATAGAGTAGGCTTTTCTCCAAAATATAAATATACAAATGGCGAAATTGTGCTTAACTCCAGTGCGAATGTGATGGATAGGGCATTGTTTAATTATGGAAGTTTTTCGTATTACAAATCCAGAAGTATTAATGCTGATTTATTTAATAAATATAGTATTCTACCGGAACTGTTTGTTGTAACAGGTGCTCAATTTCAATTTCATGAAATGTCTAATAAGAGTGATTATGTTGATTTGCCTAAAGAATTGGCTAAATTTAATATGATTGATCCTTATACAACGGTGGTTTATAATTCTGATTTTGGGTTTAATTTTAATGCAGGTCTGCGTTATACTATTCATAGTAAGTTTGGGAATAATTGGGTTTTTAATTTGAATCCATCGTATTCAATACCTAATACGCCAATAAAATTATTAGCCTCTTACAGTACTGCTTTTATTGCACCTAGTTTGTACCAATTGTATTCTTCTTATGGAGACGTAAATTTATCTCCAGAGAAAGATAAAACATTGGAAGCTGGTTTTGAAGCTGAATTATTCAATAAAAAATTAACACTTACTTCAATTGCATTTTTGAGAGATGAAGTAGATGCCATAGGTTTTGACTTAGTTACATATAAATATTTTAGTGTTTCTGGTGTGAATAAGGCAAGAGGAATTGAAACTATGTTTTCGTATCAATTAAATAGTAGAATAAAATGGAATGCTAACTATACTTTTACAGAAATGGAAAGACAGTCCAGAATTTTAAATCCTAAACACAAAGTAAATACAGGATTGGATATTCAGGCAACTGAACGTTTAGCTTTTAGTGCAACTTATCAATTTGTTTCGGATAGATATACTGAATACAGTACTTATGGTCCGGCACCTGATTATGAAACAATTATTAATTCAGAAATATTGAAAGATTACCAATTGGTAAATGCAAATATTCGTTATGTTGTTATTAAAAACAGACTTAATGTTTTTGCATCTGCAGAAAATATTTTGAATAAGGATTTTGTTGAAGCCAGAGGTTTCAGTACTAGAGGAAGAAACTTTAAATTAGGATTAAATATCAATTTATAATAAAATACTTTAAATTAAAACTGCCCCCAATAAGTGATGACTTTTTGGGGGCAGTTTTGTTTTTGTATCAGTTTTTTTAGTGCATTGCATCGGCTGCATTAATTTTGTTTTTTCCTTTTTTAATTAATAAAATAAAAGGAATACAGCACAAAAACAGTAATCCGAGATATAGAAAAATATCCATATAAGCCAATACCGTACTTTGTTTGATAACCGAAAAATCAAGTACTTCGTATGCTTTTTTCAAAGATTCGTTAATCGAATAGCCTTTAGCCATAAAACCTTGCTGTAACTGGTTCAGACGTTGTTGTACTTCTAATTTACTGCCATCCAAATTGGCAACCAGATTTACACGATGTGTTTGTGTTAATCGGGTGATAAAAGTGGTAATAATAGCAATACCAAAAGATCCTCCCAGTTGTCGCATCATTCCGGTAAAAGCCGCTCCTTCGCCAATGTTTTTTCCTTTTAGAGTAGAAAGTGATAAAGTGGTAATAGGTACAAAAAGTAGTCCTAATCCAATTCCTCTCAATATTAAAGGCCAGTACATGTGTTCTACTCCTGTATCCGGAGTCATGTTATAATACATCATCAAGGTAAAAATAAAGAAAGCAAAGAAACCGGCAGCCACCATATAACCTTGCGGAACACCTTTCTGAATCATTTTACCCACAAACGGCATCATAATGGCTGTAGTTATCGATCCCGGAATTAATAATAAACCGGCATCGGTAGCAGTCCATCCCAAAAGAGATTGGGTATAGATAGGAATAATTAACGTAGAACCATAGAGCCCAAATCCAAGAATAAAACTCATAATGGTTCCAATTCTTAAATTACTGTCTTTTAATACACTTAAATTCACAATTGGATATTTGTAAACCAATTGTCGCCAGATAAAAAGGATTAATCCAAATAATGAAATAATACTTAAGCTTAAAATCAGATTATTGTTAAACCAATCGTCTTGTTGGCCGTGTTCCAAAACAAATTGTAACGAACCAATAAAAGTTGCTAAAAGAATGATTCCGTACCAATCGACCTGATTCGATTTTAATTTTTCACCATATTTTGGACTTCTCACAAAGCTCAAAGTTAAAAGCGTAGCAATAATTCCCAGAGGAATATTGATGTAAAAAATATAGGGCCATGAAAAATTATCTACTAAATAACCTCCTAATGGCGGACCAAGGGTAGGGCCTACAATTACACCCATTCCGTAAATAGCCTGTGCCATTCCACGTTTGGCAATAGGATAACTTTCGGTAATGATGGTTTGTGCTGTTACCAGCAAAGCACCACCACCTAAGCCCTGAACAAATCGGAAGGCTACTAATTCCCAAATATTCGTTGCATTTCCACATAAAAAAGAAGCAACCGTAAATATTACAATCGAAACAGCAAAATAATTACGTCTTCCAAATTGCTGCGAAAGCCAGCTTGTCATTGGGATGATAATAACGTTTGCAATGGCATAGGCCGTAATCACCCAGGCAACATCCGTTAAAGTGGCTCCAAGGCTTCCTCGCATATTGGTCAAAGCCACATTGACAATAGTGGTATCTACAATTTCCAGCAGTGCACAAAGTACTGCTGTAATTGTTATGATAACTCTTCTAAAGCCATATTCTACTAAATCGTCGTCTGCTAGTACCATTTTTATTTTATATGTACATCTACATCCACATTCATTCCCGGACGTAATAGTTTCACTTTTTCAATGTCGTTGCCAGCATCAATACTAATTTTTACAGGCAAACGTTGGATTGTTTTTACAAAATTTCCGGTTGCATTATCCGGAGGTAAAATTGAAAAACGAGATCCTGTTGCCGGAGAAAATGAAGTAATGGTTCCTGTGAATTCATAATCAGGATAAGCATCTACTTTTAGGGCTACTTTTTGACCAGCTACCATTTTGTTTAACTGTGTTTCTTTGAAATTAGCAATTACCCATGCTTCGTTGTTGTTGATAATGTAAAACAAAGATTGTCCCGGTTGTACTAATTGTCCCGGTTGAATATCAATTTTAGAAACCTGTCCGTCAATAGCTGCTGTAATTACGGTATAGCTTAAGTTTAATTTAGCTGATTCTAACAAGGCTTGTGCTCTTTTTATATTGGCAGCAGCCACATCGGTTTCTTTGTTGGAAACAACTGATTTTGCCTGAATAACCGATTTTTGAAAAGCACTTGCTTTTTCTTGTTGTTGTAAAATACGCACCTGATTTTCGGCTTCCTGTTTGGCGGCCAAAGCTTGCTCGTATTGCTGTTTGGTAATCGTATGGTTTTTATATAAATTGCTGTAGCGGTTGAAATCATTGGTTGCCAAACCTAATTTGATTTTAGCGGATTGAATATTTCCGCCTGCCGATTTTACATTGGCATCCGATACCGAAATATTAGCCAGAATACTACCCACATCTGCTTTTGAAACTTCAAAATTTCCTTCGGCGGCTGCCAATGCAGCTGTAGCTTCGTCAATCTTTAATTGGTAATCTCTCTGATCAATGGTAAACAGCGTATCTCCTTTTTTTACAAAATCATTGTCTTTGATATAGACTTTTTTTACATAACCCGAAACTCTCGGGATTATTGGTGTCATGTATTTTTCTATCTGCGCATCATCTGTTCCTTCGTGCGATAGAGAGTGAATGTATTTGTAGGAACCATATACAACGCCTAATAGAATTAAGGAACCTATTATAACGATAAATTTTTTGTTTGTTTTTTTCTTTTCCATTTTAGGTATCGATTATATTTTAGAAAGCTTGAAGGTTTGGTTTAGTTGTCCTGTTGCGGCCAGGAGCCTGTAATATTTTTGAGTTACATCAGCCTTAGCTACAGTATTGTTGATTTTTGCACTGAGTTGTTCTACATCGGCTTCCAGTAAATCATTCGTGTCTGCAAGACCGTTGTCGTATTTGTCTTTTAAAATTCTATAATTTTCAGTTGCCTGTTCTACAGCCTGGGCGTAAACATTTTTTTGTTTCATTGCCAAATCATAATCTTCAATTGCTTTTTGTACCTCAATTTTGATGTAATCGGTAAGCATCATTTCCGAAGCCTGTAATTCTTCGGCCTGACTTTTTGCTACTTTTACCTCAGTTGCATTTTTAAAAATACCACTCAAATTATACGAAATTCCCACTCCAAAATTCATTGCGTTTTGAATCGTTACAACATTTTTTAAATCAAGTGTAGTGTATCCGCCAATTAATGAAAGGGAAGGGTAGTAGCCACTTTTAGCTACTTTAATATTGGCCTGACTTGCTTTTTCCTGAAGGCGGATTGCTTCTAAATCCTTACGGTTTTCCAATGCCGGATTTTCATCTATGGGAATGTTATTTGTTTCAAAATTGTAGAAATCACTTTCTTTAATTTCAATTGCAGTTTTAGGATCCAGTTTCAGGAAATTGGTCAATTCATAATTTATAACACTTAAATTACTTTTGGCCTGGTCTAAAGACAGTTGTACTTTAGAAAGTTGTAATTGTGTTTTTAGCAAATCGTTTTTAGGAACAATTTCGTTTTTTTCTAATTC
Protein-coding sequences here:
- a CDS encoding MDR family MFS transporter, translated to MVLADDDLVEYGFRRVIITITAVLCALLEIVDTTIVNVALTNMRGSLGATLTDVAWVITAYAIANVIIIPMTSWLSQQFGRRNYFAVSIVIFTVASFLCGNATNIWELVAFRFVQGLGGGALLVTAQTIITESYPIAKRGMAQAIYGMGVIVGPTLGPPLGGYLVDNFSWPYIFYINIPLGIIATLLTLSFVRSPKYGEKLKSNQVDWYGIILLATFIGSLQFVLEHGQQDDWFNNNLILSLSIISLFGLILFIWRQLVYKYPIVNLSVLKDSNLRIGTIMSFILGFGLYGSTLIIPIYTQSLLGWTATDAGLLLIPGSITTAIMMPFVGKMIQKGVPQGYMVAAGFFAFFIFTLMMYYNMTPDTGVEHMYWPLILRGIGLGLLFVPITTLSLSTLKGKNIGEGAAFTGMMRQLGGSFGIAIITTFITRLTQTHRVNLVANLDGSKLEVQQRLNQLQQGFMAKGYSINESLKKAYEVLDFSVIKQSTVLAYMDIFLYLGLLFLCCIPFILLIKKGKNKINAADAMH
- a CDS encoding HlyD family secretion protein gives rise to the protein MEKKKTNKKFIVIIGSLILLGVVYGSYKYIHSLSHEGTDDAQIEKYMTPIIPRVSGYVKKVYIKDNDFVKKGDTLFTIDQRDYQLKIDEATAALAAAEGNFEVSKADVGSILANISVSDANVKSAGGNIQSAKIKLGLATNDFNRYSNLYKNHTITKQQYEQALAAKQEAENQVRILQQQEKASAFQKSVIQAKSVVSNKETDVAAANIKRAQALLESAKLNLSYTVITAAIDGQVSKIDIQPGQLVQPGQSLFYIINNNEAWVIANFKETQLNKMVAGQKVALKVDAYPDYEFTGTITSFSPATGSRFSILPPDNATGNFVKTIQRLPVKISIDAGNDIEKVKLLRPGMNVDVDVHIK
- a CDS encoding TolC family protein, whose product is MKARQLMLLGILFLGISSTEAQQRKSLSLNDAVHLAWEKSNEVNLANAKVATKKHELQSVKNNLYPDLKASAQYQRLTKASVNIKSNSSDSESANKAPNVDQLVLGQINATLPIFSGFKLKNSIKVSDNLYQAETANALQTKEETAMKVINYYAALYKAQKTVELLNENYKSAEQRVKDFTELEKNEIVPKNDLLKTQLQLSKVQLSLDQAKSNLSVINYELTNFLKLDPKTAIEIKESDFYNFETNNIPIDENPALENRKDLEAIRLQEKASQANIKVAKSGYYPSLSLIGGYTTLDLKNVVTIQNAMNFGVGISYNLSGIFKNATEVKVAKSQAEELQASEMMLTDYIKIEVQKAIEDYDLAMKQKNVYAQAVEQATENYRILKDKYDNGLADTNDLLEADVEQLSAKINNTVAKADVTQKYYRLLAATGQLNQTFKLSKI
- a CDS encoding TonB-dependent receptor plug domain-containing protein, yielding MNKKIVRISALFVLIGACAFAQKKGVVLPVANELEEVVISDSKFALPKEKSGKVIVKITADDLKKRPGQSIAQVLSTVAGVEINGNQSRNGKDLGVFIRGGRGHQVLILIDGVPVTDASGISLSYDLRLLAADQVQSIEVMKGAASTLYGSGAATGVINITLKKAAKNAIAGNVYMNVGTQTAAKDKDYSAQDFNQGFSFNGKSDKFNYFASLNSTETSGISEAKPALDTENFEADSFSRINSVVKFGFTPNKKLALDFFANYDKIKNEFDSGSFADNPDNFATSEQYRVGFSPKYKYTNGEIVLNSSANVMDRALFNYGSFSYYKSRSINADLFNKYSILPELFVVTGAQFQFHEMSNKSDYVDLPKELAKFNMIDPYTTVVYNSDFGFNFNAGLRYTIHSKFGNNWVFNLNPSYSIPNTPIKLLASYSTAFIAPSLYQLYSSYGDVNLSPEKDKTLEAGFEAELFNKKLTLTSIAFLRDEVDAIGFDLVTYKYFSVSGVNKARGIETMFSYQLNSRIKWNANYTFTEMERQSRILNPKHKVNTGLDIQATERLAFSATYQFVSDRYTEYSTYGPAPDYETIINSEILKDYQLVNANIRYVVIKNRLNVFASAENILNKDFVEARGFSTRGRNFKLGLNINL